A stretch of Strix aluco isolate bStrAlu1 chromosome 16, bStrAlu1.hap1, whole genome shotgun sequence DNA encodes these proteins:
- the PPFIA1 gene encoding liprin-alpha-1 isoform X10: MMCEVMPTISEAEIPSGGNGSHGSGSPLQSDADSHFEQLMVSMLEERDRLLETLRETQETLALTQGKLHEVGHERDSLQRQLNTALPQEFAALTKELNVCREQLLEREEEIAELKAERNNTRLLLEHLECLVSRHERSLRMTVVKRQAQSPAGVSSEVEVLKALKSLFEHHKALDEKVRERLRVALERCSLLEEELGTTHKELMILKEQNNQKKTLPDGMLDINHEQENTPTTNGKRSSDGSLCHDENLAKVIELQDIIDKQNKEQTQMKERLTALSSRVTELEEDLDTARKDLIKSEEMNTKLQRDVRETMAQKEDMEERITTLEKRYLAAQREATSVHDLNDKLENEIATKDSMHRQSEDKNRQLQERLELAEQKLQQTLRKAETLPEVEAELAQRVAALSKAEERHGNIEERLRQMEAQLEEKNQELQRARQREKMNEEHNKRLSETVDKLLSESNERLQLHLKERMAALEDKNSLLREIENAKKQVEELQHEKDQLVLNVEALRAENDQVRLRATSLHHSRPDFRYPLTSSSVADSHADSYGTSSVLRRPQKGRLAALRDEPSKVQTLNEQDWERAQQASVLANVAQAFESDVDVSDVEDDRETIFSSVDLLSPSGQADAQTLAMMLQEQLDAINKEIRLIQEEKENTEQRAEEIESRVGSGSLDAHGRFRSMSSIPPPYASGSLAGSSPPGSGRSTPRRIPHSPAREVDRLGIMTLSPASREEVRDDKTTIKCETSPPSSPRSLRLDRVQKGALHTVSHEDIRDVRNSTGSQDGQTSNPSSSNSSQDSLHKAPKKKGIKSSIGRLFGKKEKGRPGQTSKETLGQVGMGEADSSSQDALGLSKLGGQAEKNRKMQKKHELLEEARRQGLPFAQWDGPTVVVWLELWVGMPAWYVAACRANVKSGAIMSALSDTEIQREIGISNPLHRLKLRLAIQEIMSLTSPSAPPTSRTTLAYGDMNHEWIGNEWLPSLGLPQYRSYFMECLVDARMLDHLTKKDLRGQLKMVDSFHRNSFQCGIMCLRRLNYDRKELERKREESQNEIKDVLVWSNERMIHWVVSIGLKEYANNLIESGVHGALVALDESFDYNALALLLQIPTQNTQARAVLEREFNNLLAMGTDRRLDEDDDKSFRRAPSWRKKFRPKDIRGLAAGSAETLPANFRVTTSMSSPSMQPKKMQIDVYPHYFYR, translated from the exons GAATTTGCAGCGCTTACAAAAGAGCTAAATGTATGCAGGGAGCAGCTGcttgaaagggaagaagaaatcgctgaactgaaagcagaaagaaataacaCGAGG ctaTTACTGGAACATTTGGAGTGTCTTGTCTCCAGGCATGAGCGGTCTCTCAGAATGACTGTTGTAAAGAGACAAGCTCAGTCTCCAGCAGGAGTTTCTAGTGAAGTAGAAGTTCTCAAAGCACTAAAATCTTTATTTGAACACCATAAAGCCCTTGATGAAAAG GTGAGGGAGAGGTTACGAGTAGCACTTGAAAGATGTAGCTTATTGGAAGAAGAACTAGGTACTACGCATAAAGAG ttaatgattctgaaagagcaaaataatcagaagaaaacacttcCAGATGGGATGCTGGATATAAATCATGAACAAGAAAATACACCAACTACAAATGGGAAG CGATCCTCTGATGGTTCTTTATGCCATGATGAAAACCTTGCTAAAGTGATCGAACTTCAAGACATCATagataaacaaaacaaagagcagaCACAAATGAAAGAACGTCTTACTGCTTTGTCTAGTAGAGTAACAGAGCTGGAAGAAGATCTTGACACAGCTAGAAAAGACTTAATAAAATCTGAAGAAATGAATACAAAGTTACAGAGAGATGTTCGAGAG ACTATGGCCCAAAAGGAAGACATGGAAGAGAGAATTACAACTCTTGAGAAACGCTACCTCGCTGCACAACGTGAAGCTACATCTGTGCATGACCTCAATGATAAACTTGAAAATGAAATTGCCACTAAAGACTCCATGCATCGACAG AGTGAAGATAAGAATAGGCAATTGCAAGAACGACTGGAACTAGCTGAGCAAAAGCTGCAGCAGACTTTGAGAAAAGCTGAAACTTTGCCAGAGGTGGAAGCTGAGCTGGCACAGAGAGTTGCAGCACTTTCAAAG GCTGAGGAGAGACATGGCAATATAGAGGAACGACTGAGACAGATGGAAGCACAGCTAGAAGAAAAGAATCAAGAACTGCAAAGG GCTAGACAGAGAGAGAAGATGAATGAAGAGCATAATAAACGTTTGTCAGAAACTGTTGATAAGCTTCTGTCTGAATCTAATGAAAGGCTCCAGCTTCATCTCAAGGAAAGGATGGCTGCCTTGGAAGATAAG aattcaCTTCTTCGAGAaattgaaaatgcaaaaaaacaagTAGAGGAACTTCAGCATGAAAAG gatCAACTTGTATTAAATGTTGAAGCATTAAGGGCTGAAAATGACCAAGTGAGACTCAGAGCCACATCACTTCATCATAG CCGACCAGATTTCAGATACCCTTTGACATCTTCATCAGTGGCTGACAGTCACGCAGACTCCTATGGCACATCATCAGTGTTAAGGCGTCCCCAGAAAGGACGTTTGGCAGCTCTCAGAGATGAGCCTTCGAAG GTTCAAACTCTGAACGAGCAGGACTGGGAGCGAGCCCAGCAAGCAAGTGTATTGGCAAATGTGGCACAAGCATTTGAAAGTGATGTTGATGTGTCTGATGTTGAGGATGATAGGGAGACTATATTCAGTTCAGTTGATCTGCTATCACCAAGTGGTCAGGCTGATGCTCAGACTTTGGCCATGATGCTTCAAGAACAGTTGGATGCAATCAACAAAGAGATTAG acttatacaagaagaaaaggaaaacacagagcaGCGTGCAGAGGAGATTGAAAGCAGAGTGGGTAGTGGAAGTTTGGATGCCCATGGCCGATTCCGGTCCATGAGCTCCATTCCTCCTCCCTATGCAAGTGGTTCACTGGCTGGTTCTTCCCCGCCTGGCAGTGGCCGCTCCACCCCAAGGCGGATTCCACATAGTCCAGCTCGGGAAGTGGACAGACTGGGTATTATGACACTG TCTCCAGCTTCTAGAGAAGAGGTACGAGATGATAAAACTACAATAAAATGTGAGACTTCACCTCCTTCTTCACCTCGATCTTTGCGTTTGGACAGAGTCCAAAAAGGAGCTTTGCATACAGTGAGCCATGAAGATATCAGGGACGTTAGAAA TTCAACAGGCTCGCAAGATGGGCAAACAAGTAATCCTAGTAGCAGTAATAGTAGCCAAGATTCTCTTCATAAAGCCCCCAAAAAGAAGGGGATCAAATCCTCTATTGGACGCTTGTTtggcaagaaagaaaagggaCGACCTGGACAAACAAGCAAGGAAACATTAGGACAAg ttggCATGGGAGAAGCAGATAGTTCCTCTCAGGATGCATTAGGCCTCAGCAAGCTTGGAGGTcaggcagaaaaaaacaggaaaatgcagaaaaa GCATGAATTACTAGAGGAAGCCAGAAGACAAGGTTTGCCTTTTGCACAGTGGGATGGGCCTACTGTGGTTGTGTGGTTGGAG CTGTGGGTTGGGATGCCAGCCTGGTATGTGGCTGCTTGCCGAGCAAATGTGAAAAGCGGTGCTATCATGTCAGCCTTGTCTGATACAGAAATACAGCGTGAAATTGGAATTAGTAATCCTCTGCACAGACTGAAGCTGAGGCTGGCCATTCAAGAAATCATGTCACTAACAAGTCCATCAGCCCCTCCCACCTCAAGGACG acattaGCCTATGGTGATATGAACCATGAGTGGATTGGCAATGAATGGCTCCCTAGTCTGGGGCTCCCTCAGTATCGCAGCTATTTCATGGAATGTCTTGTTGATGCTCGAATGCTGGATCATTTAACTAAAAAAGATCTGCGTGGGCAACTTAAAATGGTGGACAGCTTTCATAG aAACAGTTTTCAGTGTGGAATTATGTGCCTACGAAGACTGAATTATGATCGAAAAGAActtgaaagaaagagagaagaaagccaGAATGAAATTAAGG atGTCCTTGTCTGGAGCAATGAAAGAATGATCCATTGGGTAGTGTCCATTGGTCTTAAAGAATACGCAAATAACCTTATAGAGAGCGGAGTTCATGGTGCACTTGTGGCCTTAGATGAATCATTTGATTACAATGCATTAGCTCTCTTATTACAAATACCCACTCAAAACACACAG GCTCGTGCTGTTCTGGAGAGGGAATTTAATAACCTTCTTGCTATGGGCACAGACAGAAGACTTGATGAA GATGATGATAAGAGCTTTAGGAGAGCACCTTCATGGAGAAAGAAGTTTAGACCAAAGGACATAAGAGGTTTAGCTGCTGGATCAGCAGAGACTCTTCCTGCAAATTTCAGAGTTACAACCTCAATGTCTTCACCCTCTATGCAGCCAAAGAAGATGCAGATTGATG TTTACCCACACTATTTCTACCGGTGA
- the PPFIA1 gene encoding liprin-alpha-1 isoform X8: MMCEVMPTISEAEIPSGGNGSHGSGSPLQSDADSHFEQLMVSMLEERDRLLETLRETQETLALTQGKLHEVGHERDSLQRQLNTALPQEFAALTKELNVCREQLLEREEEIAELKAERNNTRLLLEHLECLVSRHERSLRMTVVKRQAQSPAGVSSEVEVLKALKSLFEHHKALDEKVRERLRVALERCSLLEEELGTTHKELMILKEQNNQKKTLPDGMLDINHEQENTPTTNGKRSSDGSLCHDENLAKVIELQDIIDKQNKEQTQMKERLTALSSRVTELEEDLDTARKDLIKSEEMNTKLQRDVRETMAQKEDMEERITTLEKRYLAAQREATSVHDLNDKLENEIATKDSMHRQSEDKNRQLQERLELAEQKLQQTLRKAETLPEVEAELAQRVAALSKSDLLSPGSSAAKDAKVLELTTKLRKAEERHGNIEERLRQMEAQLEEKNQELQRARQREKMNEEHNKRLSETVDKLLSESNERLQLHLKERMAALEDKNSLLREIENAKKQVEELQHEKDQLVLNVEALRAENDQVRLRATSLHHSRPDFRYPLTSSSVADSHADSYGTSSVLRRPQKGRLAALRDEPSKVQTLNEQDWERAQQASVLANVAQAFESDVDVSDVEDDRETIFSSVDLLSPSGQADAQTLAMMLQEQLDAINKEIRLIQEEKENTEQRAEEIESRVGSGSLDAHGRFRSMSSIPPPYASGSLAGSSPPGSGRSTPRRIPHSPAREVDRLGIMTLSPASREEVRDDKTTIKCETSPPSSPRSLRLDRVQKGALHTVSHEDIRDVRNSTGSQDGQTSNPSSSNSSQDSLHKAPKKKGIKSSIGRLFGKKEKGRPGQTSKETLGQVGMGEADSSSQDALGLSKLGGQAEKNRKMQKKHELLEEARRQGLPFAQWDGPTVVVWLELWVGMPAWYVAACRANVKSGAIMSALSDTEIQREIGISNPLHRLKLRLAIQEIMSLTSPSAPPTSRTTLAYGDMNHEWIGNEWLPSLGLPQYRSYFMECLVDARMLDHLTKKDLRGQLKMVDSFHRNSFQCGIMCLRRLNYDRKELERKREESQNEIKDVLVWSNERMIHWVVSIGLKEYANNLIESGVHGALVALDESFDYNALALLLQIPTQNTQARAVLEREFNNLLAMGTDRRLDEDDDKSFRRAPSWRKKFRPKDIRGLAAGSAETLPANFRVTTSMSSPSMQPKKMQIDVYPHYFYR; encoded by the exons GAATTTGCAGCGCTTACAAAAGAGCTAAATGTATGCAGGGAGCAGCTGcttgaaagggaagaagaaatcgctgaactgaaagcagaaagaaataacaCGAGG ctaTTACTGGAACATTTGGAGTGTCTTGTCTCCAGGCATGAGCGGTCTCTCAGAATGACTGTTGTAAAGAGACAAGCTCAGTCTCCAGCAGGAGTTTCTAGTGAAGTAGAAGTTCTCAAAGCACTAAAATCTTTATTTGAACACCATAAAGCCCTTGATGAAAAG GTGAGGGAGAGGTTACGAGTAGCACTTGAAAGATGTAGCTTATTGGAAGAAGAACTAGGTACTACGCATAAAGAG ttaatgattctgaaagagcaaaataatcagaagaaaacacttcCAGATGGGATGCTGGATATAAATCATGAACAAGAAAATACACCAACTACAAATGGGAAG CGATCCTCTGATGGTTCTTTATGCCATGATGAAAACCTTGCTAAAGTGATCGAACTTCAAGACATCATagataaacaaaacaaagagcagaCACAAATGAAAGAACGTCTTACTGCTTTGTCTAGTAGAGTAACAGAGCTGGAAGAAGATCTTGACACAGCTAGAAAAGACTTAATAAAATCTGAAGAAATGAATACAAAGTTACAGAGAGATGTTCGAGAG ACTATGGCCCAAAAGGAAGACATGGAAGAGAGAATTACAACTCTTGAGAAACGCTACCTCGCTGCACAACGTGAAGCTACATCTGTGCATGACCTCAATGATAAACTTGAAAATGAAATTGCCACTAAAGACTCCATGCATCGACAG AGTGAAGATAAGAATAGGCAATTGCAAGAACGACTGGAACTAGCTGAGCAAAAGCTGCAGCAGACTTTGAGAAAAGCTGAAACTTTGCCAGAGGTGGAAGCTGAGCTGGCACAGAGAGTTGCAGCACTTTCAAAG TCTGACCTTTTGTCTCCTGGGAGCTCTGCTGCTAAAGATGCTAAAGTATTGGAACTTACCACCAAGCTTAGGAAG GCTGAGGAGAGACATGGCAATATAGAGGAACGACTGAGACAGATGGAAGCACAGCTAGAAGAAAAGAATCAAGAACTGCAAAGG GCTAGACAGAGAGAGAAGATGAATGAAGAGCATAATAAACGTTTGTCAGAAACTGTTGATAAGCTTCTGTCTGAATCTAATGAAAGGCTCCAGCTTCATCTCAAGGAAAGGATGGCTGCCTTGGAAGATAAG aattcaCTTCTTCGAGAaattgaaaatgcaaaaaaacaagTAGAGGAACTTCAGCATGAAAAG gatCAACTTGTATTAAATGTTGAAGCATTAAGGGCTGAAAATGACCAAGTGAGACTCAGAGCCACATCACTTCATCATAG CCGACCAGATTTCAGATACCCTTTGACATCTTCATCAGTGGCTGACAGTCACGCAGACTCCTATGGCACATCATCAGTGTTAAGGCGTCCCCAGAAAGGACGTTTGGCAGCTCTCAGAGATGAGCCTTCGAAG GTTCAAACTCTGAACGAGCAGGACTGGGAGCGAGCCCAGCAAGCAAGTGTATTGGCAAATGTGGCACAAGCATTTGAAAGTGATGTTGATGTGTCTGATGTTGAGGATGATAGGGAGACTATATTCAGTTCAGTTGATCTGCTATCACCAAGTGGTCAGGCTGATGCTCAGACTTTGGCCATGATGCTTCAAGAACAGTTGGATGCAATCAACAAAGAGATTAG acttatacaagaagaaaaggaaaacacagagcaGCGTGCAGAGGAGATTGAAAGCAGAGTGGGTAGTGGAAGTTTGGATGCCCATGGCCGATTCCGGTCCATGAGCTCCATTCCTCCTCCCTATGCAAGTGGTTCACTGGCTGGTTCTTCCCCGCCTGGCAGTGGCCGCTCCACCCCAAGGCGGATTCCACATAGTCCAGCTCGGGAAGTGGACAGACTGGGTATTATGACACTG TCTCCAGCTTCTAGAGAAGAGGTACGAGATGATAAAACTACAATAAAATGTGAGACTTCACCTCCTTCTTCACCTCGATCTTTGCGTTTGGACAGAGTCCAAAAAGGAGCTTTGCATACAGTGAGCCATGAAGATATCAGGGACGTTAGAAA TTCAACAGGCTCGCAAGATGGGCAAACAAGTAATCCTAGTAGCAGTAATAGTAGCCAAGATTCTCTTCATAAAGCCCCCAAAAAGAAGGGGATCAAATCCTCTATTGGACGCTTGTTtggcaagaaagaaaagggaCGACCTGGACAAACAAGCAAGGAAACATTAGGACAAg ttggCATGGGAGAAGCAGATAGTTCCTCTCAGGATGCATTAGGCCTCAGCAAGCTTGGAGGTcaggcagaaaaaaacaggaaaatgcagaaaaa GCATGAATTACTAGAGGAAGCCAGAAGACAAGGTTTGCCTTTTGCACAGTGGGATGGGCCTACTGTGGTTGTGTGGTTGGAG CTGTGGGTTGGGATGCCAGCCTGGTATGTGGCTGCTTGCCGAGCAAATGTGAAAAGCGGTGCTATCATGTCAGCCTTGTCTGATACAGAAATACAGCGTGAAATTGGAATTAGTAATCCTCTGCACAGACTGAAGCTGAGGCTGGCCATTCAAGAAATCATGTCACTAACAAGTCCATCAGCCCCTCCCACCTCAAGGACG acattaGCCTATGGTGATATGAACCATGAGTGGATTGGCAATGAATGGCTCCCTAGTCTGGGGCTCCCTCAGTATCGCAGCTATTTCATGGAATGTCTTGTTGATGCTCGAATGCTGGATCATTTAACTAAAAAAGATCTGCGTGGGCAACTTAAAATGGTGGACAGCTTTCATAG aAACAGTTTTCAGTGTGGAATTATGTGCCTACGAAGACTGAATTATGATCGAAAAGAActtgaaagaaagagagaagaaagccaGAATGAAATTAAGG atGTCCTTGTCTGGAGCAATGAAAGAATGATCCATTGGGTAGTGTCCATTGGTCTTAAAGAATACGCAAATAACCTTATAGAGAGCGGAGTTCATGGTGCACTTGTGGCCTTAGATGAATCATTTGATTACAATGCATTAGCTCTCTTATTACAAATACCCACTCAAAACACACAG GCTCGTGCTGTTCTGGAGAGGGAATTTAATAACCTTCTTGCTATGGGCACAGACAGAAGACTTGATGAA GATGATGATAAGAGCTTTAGGAGAGCACCTTCATGGAGAAAGAAGTTTAGACCAAAGGACATAAGAGGTTTAGCTGCTGGATCAGCAGAGACTCTTCCTGCAAATTTCAGAGTTACAACCTCAATGTCTTCACCCTCTATGCAGCCAAAGAAGATGCAGATTGATG TTTACCCACACTATTTCTACCGGTGA